Proteins found in one Balneola vulgaris DSM 17893 genomic segment:
- a CDS encoding nitric oxide synthase oxygenase codes for MPSIHTSTEQLYLDAQKFISQYYRETEKSKEELTSRLDQIEDEIENKNDYQLTLDELSYGAKLAWRNSNRCVGRLFWKSLHVIDARSITSPIEAFKKLCEHIKLATNEGNIRSFITIFGPSENRSSAPIQILNHQLIRYAGYLQEDGSIIGDPQSVEFTKLCIQLGWENVGSHFDILPLVIKTNDGQLHLFEWPEDIILEVPITHPANQGGSELGLKWYAVPIISDMLLEIGGQKFYAAPFNGYYMSTEVATRNLADSHRYNQLPQIAQAFKMDTTNKSMLWQDRALVELNTAVLHSYEIAGVKMVDHHTATKQHQQFEQVENKSGRSITGDWTWLVPPMSGSLCPVFHQEFENRVRTPNFFNKEKGCPFHKN; via the coding sequence TTGCCTTCGATTCATACAAGTACTGAGCAACTATACTTAGACGCTCAGAAGTTTATAAGTCAATACTATAGAGAGACCGAGAAGTCTAAAGAAGAGTTAACAAGTCGTTTAGATCAAATTGAAGATGAAATAGAGAACAAGAACGACTATCAATTAACACTTGATGAGCTGAGTTATGGTGCTAAACTAGCTTGGCGCAATTCAAATAGATGTGTTGGGCGTTTGTTTTGGAAAAGTCTGCATGTAATAGACGCTAGATCAATTACCTCACCCATTGAAGCGTTTAAAAAGTTATGTGAGCATATAAAACTAGCCACTAATGAAGGCAATATTCGATCCTTTATCACAATTTTTGGACCATCAGAAAATAGGTCTTCAGCGCCCATTCAGATTTTAAACCATCAGTTAATACGTTATGCAGGCTACCTACAAGAGGACGGCAGTATTATTGGTGATCCTCAAAGTGTTGAGTTCACAAAGTTATGTATTCAATTAGGTTGGGAAAACGTTGGTAGCCACTTTGATATTCTTCCACTTGTTATAAAAACGAATGATGGCCAGCTGCATCTCTTTGAATGGCCTGAGGACATTATCCTAGAAGTACCCATTACCCATCCAGCCAACCAGGGGGGTTCCGAATTAGGGTTAAAGTGGTATGCAGTGCCCATTATTTCTGATATGCTGTTAGAAATTGGAGGACAGAAGTTTTATGCCGCTCCCTTTAACGGCTACTACATGAGTACAGAAGTTGCTACTCGAAATTTGGCGGATTCACATCGGTACAATCAGCTTCCCCAAATAGCACAAGCGTTTAAAATGGATACAACCAATAAAAGTATGCTTTGGCAAGACCGTGCTTTGGTTGAGTTAAATACCGCTGTTCTGCATTCGTATGAAATAGCTGGGGTAAAAATGGTAGACCATCATACAGCTACCAAACAACATCAACAGTTTGAGCAGGTAGAAAATAAAAGTGGTAGATCTATCACCGGCGATTGGACTTGGTTGGTGCCTCCCATGTCGGGGTCATTATGCCCAGTATTTCACCAAGAGTTTGAAAATCGAGTGAGAACACCCAATTTCTTCAATAAGGAAAAAGGCTGTCCATTTCATAAAAACTAA
- the proS gene encoding proline--tRNA ligase — protein MAQKITKREQDYSQWYLDVIKEAKLAEHSPVRGCMVIRPTGMGIWENMQQGLDQMFKDTGHQNAYFPLFIPKSFLSKEAQHVEGFAKECAVITHSRLKSVDNGVEVDPDSKLDEELIVRPTSETIIWDTYRNWIQSYRDLPILVNQWANVVRWEMRTRLFLRTMEFLWQEGHTAHATKQEAVDETLQMLEVYRTFAEEFMAMPVITGVKTESERFAGAEETYCIEALMQDGKALQAGTSHFLGQNFAKAFDVKFQDKDGDHKLVWATSWGVSTRLIGGLIMTHSDDQGLVLPPKLAPTQVVIVPIYRSDEQRAEVIEYGDKIFDELKALGIRVKLDDRDNYKPGYKFAEHEAQGIPVRIAIGPRDVEKRNVELARRDTLSKSFESRDGIGELVKGLLDTIQEDLFTTAKKRRDEMTHEVDSYDEFKKVLEEKGGFIYAHWDGTAETEELIKNETKATIRCIPLKGIEGEGTCMVTGKPSKQKVLFAKAY, from the coding sequence ATGGCTCAGAAGATCACAAAAAGAGAACAAGATTATTCACAATGGTACCTCGATGTAATTAAAGAGGCTAAACTCGCTGAACACTCTCCTGTTCGTGGATGTATGGTTATACGCCCTACAGGCATGGGAATTTGGGAGAATATGCAGCAAGGCCTTGACCAAATGTTTAAAGACACTGGGCATCAAAACGCGTACTTCCCTCTTTTTATACCAAAGTCATTTTTATCAAAGGAAGCACAGCATGTAGAAGGATTCGCAAAAGAATGTGCTGTTATCACGCACAGTAGACTTAAGAGTGTAGACAATGGTGTTGAAGTAGATCCCGATTCAAAATTAGACGAAGAATTAATCGTTCGCCCAACTTCAGAAACAATTATCTGGGATACATACCGCAATTGGATTCAGTCGTACCGCGATTTACCCATTTTAGTAAACCAATGGGCAAATGTAGTTCGTTGGGAAATGAGAACTCGACTCTTTTTAAGAACCATGGAGTTCCTATGGCAAGAAGGGCATACTGCTCATGCAACAAAGCAAGAAGCCGTTGATGAAACCTTACAGATGTTAGAAGTTTACCGAACTTTTGCTGAAGAATTCATGGCGATGCCTGTAATCACGGGAGTTAAAACAGAAAGTGAGCGTTTTGCAGGAGCTGAAGAAACCTATTGTATTGAAGCCTTAATGCAAGATGGAAAGGCACTACAAGCAGGTACTTCCCATTTCTTAGGACAAAATTTTGCTAAAGCATTTGATGTAAAGTTCCAAGATAAAGATGGAGACCATAAATTAGTTTGGGCTACAAGTTGGGGAGTTTCAACTCGATTGATTGGTGGTTTGATTATGACTCACTCCGACGATCAAGGACTTGTGTTACCTCCAAAACTGGCTCCAACTCAAGTAGTGATTGTTCCTATTTACCGTAGCGACGAGCAACGCGCTGAAGTAATTGAGTATGGCGATAAAATATTTGACGAATTGAAAGCCTTAGGCATTCGTGTGAAACTGGATGATCGCGATAATTATAAGCCAGGTTATAAGTTTGCAGAACATGAAGCTCAAGGTATTCCAGTACGAATTGCGATTGGACCAAGAGACGTAGAAAAAAGGAATGTAGAACTTGCCCGTCGTGACACTCTTTCTAAGAGTTTTGAGTCAAGAGACGGAATCGGAGAGCTTGTAAAAGGTCTACTAGATACCATACAAGAAGACTTATTCACTACTGCAAAAAAACGCCGTGATGAAATGACTCATGAAGTGGATTCGTATGATGAGTTCAAGAAAGTACTCGAAGAAAAAGGTGGGTTCATTTATGCACACTGGGATGGTACTGCTGAAACTGAGGAACTTATAAAGAATGAGACCAAGGCTACCATTCGTTGTATTCCTCTTAAAGGAATTGAAGGCGAGGGCACATGTATGGTAACAGGAAAGCCGTCGAAGCAGAAAGTATTATTCGCAAAAGCCTACTAA
- a CDS encoding NAD(P)H-hydrate epimerase — protein MELQVPHSYHLCSAEQCRNMDSRTIEEFGIPSFTLMELAGTRAADFIQSRSTPNDSVLIVCGKGNNAGDGLVVARLLLQKNYTVHLYFCDGTEKLSTDTQKNFELVQKLKADKLTLLAELPDLDNYDIIIDAMLGTGLKNEVRSPYKEVIQQINNSTAEVYALDVPSGLDSSRGQILGSSIKTDYTLTFGAQKAGFYLNDGIEYSGKVILCDLPIPNNYREKAAALIDEDWVLEHHENSALRNHKYADGLLYVIAGSEGLTGAAILACRSAWEAGLGGVVLITPHGLLDIYEKNLIKIIKKPIGQTSDKSFTEAHVQSVLDLIKEKKGTVLIGPGLGRSKSTIAFIQGVLAQLTCNVVLDADALFALSKMDEWPKPTNSNWILTPHPGELSTLLASDISNDFDRLIQVSSKAKSEQLTILSKGYPGIVGTSDGDAYLTTYETRIFSRAGFGDVLAGKVSAYFLKTNHPNMACFLALLDGKYKSEEALEYTSPNQIDPEHLI, from the coding sequence ATGGAACTCCAAGTTCCTCATAGCTACCACCTTTGCTCTGCAGAACAATGCAGAAATATGGATTCGCGTACTATTGAGGAATTTGGCATCCCTAGTTTCACCTTGATGGAACTGGCTGGTACACGTGCTGCCGATTTCATTCAAAGCCGAAGCACACCCAACGATTCTGTATTAATAGTATGTGGTAAGGGCAATAATGCAGGTGATGGGCTTGTTGTAGCTCGACTTCTACTACAAAAAAACTACACTGTACATCTTTATTTTTGTGACGGCACAGAAAAACTATCTACAGATACCCAAAAGAATTTCGAGTTAGTACAAAAGTTAAAAGCCGATAAACTCACTTTACTAGCTGAATTACCTGATCTCGACAACTACGACATCATTATAGATGCAATGTTGGGGACTGGGTTAAAAAATGAGGTCCGTTCGCCATACAAAGAAGTAATTCAGCAAATCAATAACTCAACTGCTGAAGTTTATGCCTTAGATGTTCCATCGGGATTAGATTCAAGTCGTGGACAAATATTAGGCAGCTCTATCAAAACCGATTACACCCTTACTTTTGGGGCTCAAAAAGCAGGTTTTTATTTAAATGATGGCATTGAATATAGTGGGAAAGTCATTCTATGTGATTTACCAATCCCGAACAACTATAGAGAAAAAGCTGCCGCATTAATTGACGAAGACTGGGTTCTTGAACATCACGAAAATAGTGCGCTTCGTAATCATAAATATGCTGATGGCTTATTATATGTTATCGCCGGAAGTGAAGGATTAACGGGTGCGGCTATATTAGCATGCCGAAGTGCGTGGGAAGCGGGATTAGGTGGAGTTGTACTCATAACACCACACGGATTGTTGGATATATATGAAAAGAACCTCATCAAGATTATAAAAAAGCCTATTGGTCAAACTTCTGATAAAAGCTTTACTGAAGCTCACGTGCAATCGGTACTCGACCTTATTAAAGAAAAAAAAGGAACGGTACTTATAGGTCCAGGCTTGGGAAGATCTAAATCTACCATTGCATTCATACAAGGTGTACTCGCACAATTAACATGCAATGTAGTACTTGATGCGGATGCACTTTTTGCGTTGAGTAAAATGGATGAATGGCCAAAGCCTACGAATAGTAATTGGATATTAACCCCTCATCCCGGTGAATTATCTACCTTACTAGCCTCTGATATTTCAAATGACTTTGACCGCCTAATTCAGGTTTCAAGTAAAGCCAAATCTGAACAATTGACCATACTATCTAAAGGTTACCCGGGTATTGTGGGAACATCTGATGGCGATGCATATTTAACAACTTATGAAACACGCATTTTTTCTAGAGCGGGTTTTGGAGATGTATTAGCAGGCAAAGTGAGTGCTTATTTTCTAAAAACAAACCACCCAAATATGGCTTGTTTTCTTGCACTATTAGACGGAAAATATAAGTCGGAAGAAGCACTTGAATATACATCCCCAAATCAAATTGACCCCGAGCACCTTATTTAA
- a CDS encoding VanZ family protein, whose product MWKYDKLGHFLMFGAWTFLFGVVRALKKNRKPNLRVVFVLGSFYGLLIEVLQFLVPTNRSPELMDFVADMLGSAFAIIALHFVFKSFFDED is encoded by the coding sequence TTGTGGAAGTACGATAAATTGGGTCACTTCCTTATGTTTGGGGCATGGACATTTCTCTTTGGCGTTGTACGAGCGCTAAAAAAAAATCGGAAACCTAACCTACGTGTAGTATTCGTATTAGGCTCTTTTTATGGTTTATTGATAGAAGTACTTCAATTTCTAGTTCCCACCAATCGAAGCCCAGAACTCATGGATTTTGTTGCCGATATGTTAGGATCAGCATTCGCAATTATTGCTCTTCACTTCGTTTTTAAATCCTTTTTTGATGAAGATTAG
- a CDS encoding energy transducer TonB: protein MKPKLPSCDLHRYHFILKEFGIICSLLICIAAFKIELPSNAPNTDLKATTPDDAIVIDVPITVQKNQVKPLKPMLFVEAPTDEIIEDPILEFPDFDDPSALPMLPPDEEVEEDDFVLFLPIMPEIKGGQQELYSKIKYPKHAQRAGIEGRVIVQFIVDEQGRVTKPQIIRGLGHGLDEEVLRVLQLIRFKPGIQNGKFVKVKMTQAVKFTLE, encoded by the coding sequence ATGAAACCCAAGCTACCTTCCTGCGATTTACATCGATATCATTTTATACTAAAAGAGTTCGGCATTATTTGCTCGCTGCTCATCTGTATCGCTGCTTTTAAAATTGAACTCCCATCGAATGCACCCAATACTGATTTAAAAGCTACCACTCCAGACGATGCAATAGTAATTGATGTCCCTATTACTGTTCAGAAAAATCAAGTGAAACCTTTAAAGCCGATGCTTTTCGTTGAAGCGCCCACTGACGAAATCATCGAGGATCCGATTTTAGAATTCCCAGATTTTGATGATCCATCTGCTCTACCAATGCTTCCCCCTGATGAAGAAGTAGAAGAAGATGATTTTGTCTTGTTCTTACCCATTATGCCTGAAATAAAGGGTGGGCAGCAAGAGCTCTATTCCAAGATTAAGTACCCTAAACATGCACAAAGAGCTGGAATTGAAGGAAGAGTTATAGTTCAGTTCATTGTTGATGAACAAGGGAGGGTTACAAAGCCTCAAATTATTAGAGGGCTAGGACATGGCTTAGATGAAGAAGTACTTCGTGTACTTCAATTAATTCGTTTTAAGCCGGGCATCCAGAATGGAAAATTTGTAAAAGTTAAAATGACTCAAGCCGTAAAATTTACACTAGAATGA
- a CDS encoding energy transducer TonB — MINRRKDAKVDLKRSYNVYLEVGMIIALGFMIAAVKINLYSPPPEPPPIEEQEEVVMEEAIQTKQVETPPPPPRPPVPVEVPNDEVIEDEIIDIAEFDVDGPLDLPPPPPPAEEEEEEVFIIVENMPELIGGMAKLQGRVKYPPAAIRAGIEGRVTVQFVVNEKGEVVNPRVVRGIGGGCDEEALRVVKQSKFKPGSQRGRPVQVQMSLPILFKLTN; from the coding sequence ATGATTAACAGAAGAAAAGACGCTAAAGTAGACCTAAAGCGGTCATACAATGTCTACCTCGAAGTAGGTATGATTATCGCTTTAGGTTTTATGATTGCTGCTGTAAAAATCAATCTTTACAGTCCTCCACCTGAGCCACCACCCATTGAAGAGCAGGAAGAAGTGGTAATGGAGGAAGCGATTCAAACAAAACAAGTTGAAACTCCACCACCACCACCTCGTCCACCGGTCCCGGTTGAAGTTCCCAATGATGAGGTAATTGAAGATGAGATCATCGATATCGCAGAATTTGATGTTGATGGACCACTTGATTTACCACCGCCTCCACCACCTGCTGAAGAAGAAGAGGAAGAAGTATTTATCATTGTGGAGAACATGCCTGAACTAATTGGCGGCATGGCGAAACTTCAAGGTCGTGTGAAATATCCACCTGCTGCAATTCGTGCTGGTATCGAAGGCCGTGTTACAGTACAGTTCGTAGTGAACGAAAAAGGTGAAGTTGTTAATCCTCGTGTAGTACGTGGTATTGGCGGCGGTTGCGACGAAGAGGCACTTAGAGTTGTAAAGCAATCTAAGTTCAAGCCTGGAAGTCAGCGTGGACGTCCAGTTCAGGTACAGATGAGTTTACCGATCTTATTTAAGCTCACAAACTAA
- a CDS encoding NUDIX hydrolase, translated as MSRIKRKTLKRIKEIQAGGGVVFKYIDTPTPYVLLIKRNGIWDIPKGKLEKGEDLEECAIREVAEEVNADLPQSLAHLINTQHTYREKGREILKTTYWYVMRFNSEQHFTPQQEEGIEEVAWTSLDKAKAMVGYQNLKEVLVAFEDWLEQNPNL; from the coding sequence ATGAGTCGAATAAAGAGGAAAACTCTGAAGAGAATTAAAGAAATACAGGCTGGGGGTGGGGTTGTATTTAAATACATAGATACACCCACTCCTTATGTTCTGCTCATTAAACGAAATGGGATATGGGATATCCCGAAAGGCAAACTCGAGAAAGGAGAAGACCTCGAGGAATGTGCCATCCGTGAAGTAGCGGAAGAAGTAAATGCTGATCTTCCTCAATCACTTGCCCACCTGATTAATACCCAGCATACCTACCGTGAAAAAGGACGCGAAATCCTGAAAACAACGTATTGGTATGTGATGAGGTTCAACTCTGAACAACACTTTACTCCACAACAAGAAGAAGGAATTGAAGAAGTAGCTTGGACTTCTTTAGATAAAGCGAAAGCAATGGTAGGGTACCAAAATCTTAAAGAGGTATTGGTAGCTTTCGAAGACTGGTTGGAACAAAACCCAAACTTATAG
- a CDS encoding DUF1844 domain-containing protein, with translation MNIDSLNPEQQDQILLMMLIQQHQQIAMMGMGKLKSPATDAIERDLAQAKYAIDTLNMIEKYTKGNLPDELRTYLDQTLTNLRLNYADEAKKDESNKEENSEEN, from the coding sequence ATGAATATTGATAGTTTAAACCCAGAACAACAAGATCAAATCCTACTCATGATGTTGATTCAACAACATCAACAAATAGCGATGATGGGAATGGGGAAACTTAAGAGCCCAGCTACCGACGCTATTGAGAGAGATCTAGCGCAAGCAAAGTATGCCATCGATACATTAAACATGATCGAGAAGTATACTAAAGGAAATTTACCAGATGAGCTAAGAACATATTTAGATCAGACGCTTACTAACCTTCGATTAAATTACGCTGACGAAGCAAAGAAGGATGAGTCGAATAAAGAGGAAAACTCTGAAGAGAATTAA
- a CDS encoding DUF1015 domain-containing protein: protein MATIKPFKAWRPKAEKASQVISVPYDVINTDEAREMAQGLPHSFLHVIRPEIDLPEDTYIHDSAVYEMGKKNLEALLQSDVFEQEAAEALYVYKLVWKGRSQSGIFGCVSVQDYNDEVILKHELTRPDKEDDRTKHIITQQAHAEPVMITFDDTQSIAELMEAETSSTPLYDVTAGDVEHYIWRVDNTEPFINAFDQIPNLYIADGHHRCASASRAAALMAQQNPKHSGDEAYNYFPAVVIPMQQMEILSYNRIVYSIPPSFKEKLSKSFELTPTDNAEPTKKGEICVYLEDSWYQIQLPESTKTDVASTLDVARLQEFLLEPLLGISDQRTDKNLFFVGGIRGTEELEMLVQSGKADMAISMYPTNIQELIDVSDAGLLMPPKSTWFEPKLRSGFLVHTF, encoded by the coding sequence ATGGCAACAATTAAGCCTTTCAAAGCATGGCGACCTAAAGCTGAAAAAGCATCACAAGTTATAAGTGTTCCTTATGATGTAATCAATACCGATGAAGCCCGTGAAATGGCTCAAGGACTCCCTCATAGCTTTCTACATGTAATACGTCCAGAGATTGACCTTCCAGAGGATACTTACATCCACGACTCTGCCGTATATGAAATGGGCAAGAAGAATTTAGAAGCGCTCTTACAGTCTGATGTATTTGAGCAAGAAGCAGCCGAAGCCCTATATGTTTATAAATTAGTGTGGAAAGGCCGTTCGCAGTCAGGCATTTTTGGATGTGTGAGTGTTCAAGACTACAATGATGAAGTAATTTTAAAGCACGAGTTAACGCGACCAGATAAAGAAGACGATCGCACTAAGCATATCATAACGCAGCAAGCTCACGCAGAACCTGTAATGATCACATTTGATGATACACAGAGCATCGCAGAGCTTATGGAAGCTGAAACATCAAGTACACCATTATATGATGTAACAGCGGGAGATGTAGAGCACTACATTTGGCGAGTAGATAATACTGAGCCTTTTATTAATGCCTTCGATCAAATCCCAAACCTTTACATTGCTGATGGGCATCATCGTTGTGCAAGTGCCTCAAGAGCAGCAGCACTTATGGCTCAGCAAAATCCGAAGCATTCAGGCGATGAAGCTTATAATTATTTCCCTGCGGTAGTCATACCAATGCAGCAGATGGAAATACTGTCTTATAATAGGATCGTTTATTCTATACCTCCTTCATTCAAAGAGAAGCTTAGTAAATCATTCGAATTAACACCTACTGATAATGCAGAGCCTACTAAAAAAGGTGAGATCTGTGTTTACTTGGAAGACAGTTGGTACCAAATCCAGCTTCCTGAAAGCACCAAAACCGATGTTGCCTCTACTTTAGATGTAGCACGACTTCAAGAGTTTTTATTAGAGCCATTACTCGGAATTTCGGATCAACGAACCGATAAAAATTTATTCTTTGTTGGCGGAATCCGTGGTACTGAAGAACTAGAGATGCTTGTTCAATCGGGCAAAGCAGACATGGCTATAAGCATGTATCCGACCAATATTCAGGAACTCATCGATGTATCCGATGCAGGCTTACTTATGCCCCCAAAGTCGACATGGTTTGAACCCAAGCTTCGATCTGGATTTTTAGTGCATACTTTTTAA
- the serC gene encoding 3-phosphoserine/phosphohydroxythreonine transaminase: MKRVHNFSAGPAALPTEVLKQAQSELLDYQGSGTSIMEMSHRGKYYTEVNEQAQDRLKRILGLGDDFHVVFLQGGASLQFMQVAMNFLSPDEIADYINTGAWSTKAIKEAQRFGKINEAFSSKGSNFNRVPTDSELSLSEDAKFVHFTSNNTIFGTQFATEPNTNGVPLVCDASSDFLSRPIDINKYGLIYAGAQKNLGPSGVAVVIIRKEFLAKQNKSDIPTILDYRTHTEKLFHTPPTFTIYLVNLVLKWVEEKGGLSYFEKLNTQKAELLYSTIDADDFYRGTAEVASRSKMNVTFRLPSEELEAQFLAEAEQADLVALKGHRSVGGIRASIYNACTLESVQALTTFMESFKAKNS; the protein is encoded by the coding sequence ATGAAACGTGTTCATAACTTTAGCGCCGGACCAGCAGCATTACCCACCGAAGTATTAAAACAAGCTCAATCTGAGTTACTAGACTACCAAGGTTCAGGGACATCCATCATGGAAATGAGCCATCGGGGTAAATATTACACTGAAGTTAATGAACAAGCTCAAGATCGTTTAAAACGAATACTAGGACTTGGCGATGACTTTCATGTAGTATTTCTACAGGGCGGAGCCAGCCTACAATTTATGCAAGTGGCTATGAATTTTTTAAGCCCTGATGAGATTGCGGATTATATCAACACGGGGGCATGGTCGACGAAGGCGATTAAAGAAGCGCAACGATTTGGTAAAATAAATGAGGCGTTCAGCAGCAAAGGAAGCAACTTCAATAGAGTGCCCACTGATTCGGAATTATCTTTAAGTGAGGATGCTAAGTTTGTTCATTTCACTTCTAACAACACCATTTTTGGAACTCAGTTTGCAACTGAACCCAATACCAATGGAGTACCATTAGTGTGTGATGCTAGCTCTGATTTCTTATCTCGACCCATTGATATAAATAAGTACGGACTTATTTATGCAGGCGCTCAAAAAAACTTAGGACCCTCAGGAGTTGCTGTAGTAATTATTAGAAAGGAATTCTTGGCCAAGCAAAACAAGAGTGACATTCCAACTATCCTAGATTATCGCACACATACTGAAAAGCTATTTCACACTCCTCCTACCTTTACAATATATCTTGTTAATTTGGTATTGAAGTGGGTAGAAGAAAAAGGAGGGCTTAGCTATTTCGAGAAATTGAATACCCAAAAAGCAGAGTTGCTTTACTCAACCATAGATGCGGATGATTTCTATCGTGGCACAGCTGAAGTTGCATCGCGATCTAAAATGAATGTTACATTCCGACTCCCATCAGAGGAATTGGAAGCTCAGTTTTTAGCAGAAGCAGAACAAGCTGACCTCGTTGCGCTTAAAGGACACAGAAGTGTTGGTGGAATTCGTGCAAGCATTTACAATGCCTGCACTTTAGAAAGTGTACAGGCGCTCACCACCTTTATGGAAAGCTTTAAGGCAAAAAACTCTTAG
- a CDS encoding rhomboid family intramembrane serine protease — translation MTLIIIAITAIISLLGLFYYPKIIDVCIMIPYRTVRQKSWYEMITSGFVHANITHLLFNMITLFFFGPILEQVIGPVSFLTLYFSGLIFSSLPSIYRHKDNQQYATLGASGAVEAVLFGFIVLFPFESLYLFLIPVPIPAILFGVLFIGYSIYASKQEGKINHEAHIAGALWGIIYMLLFVPNTVDHVLTLLGII, via the coding sequence GTGACTTTAATTATCATAGCTATTACAGCCATCATTTCTCTCCTTGGACTATTCTATTATCCTAAAATCATAGATGTATGTATCATGATTCCCTATAGAACGGTTAGGCAGAAAAGTTGGTATGAAATGATTACCTCAGGCTTCGTTCACGCGAACATTACTCATCTCTTGTTCAATATGATTACCCTGTTCTTTTTTGGGCCGATATTGGAGCAGGTTATAGGTCCCGTTTCTTTTCTCACTTTATATTTTAGTGGTCTGATATTTTCGAGTTTACCGTCAATTTATCGCCATAAGGATAATCAACAATATGCCACATTAGGAGCATCAGGGGCTGTAGAAGCGGTATTGTTCGGTTTTATTGTACTCTTCCCGTTTGAAAGCTTATACCTGTTTTTGATCCCTGTACCTATCCCTGCAATACTTTTTGGAGTACTCTTTATCGGCTATAGCATTTACGCTAGTAAGCAAGAGGGAAAGATTAACCATGAAGCCCACATAGCCGGAGCGCTCTGGGGCATCATTTATATGTTACTTTTTGTACCGAATACCGTTGATCATGTGTTAACACTACTCGGTATAATCTAA